One genomic region from Salvelinus fontinalis isolate EN_2023a unplaced genomic scaffold, ASM2944872v1 scaffold_0406, whole genome shotgun sequence encodes:
- the LOC129845927 gene encoding zinc finger protein 135-like — RERRDYHGSSGEPQQHPDADEAEKSLSRSQLLQKHQQRPTGKKSNCCSDCGKRFNSSVKLKIHQRTHKGEKSFNCNQCGKSFTTSGSLILHQRTHTGEKPYSCDQCGKSFTTSSQLTIHQRIHTGEKPYSCDQCGKSFTTSGHLTLHQRTHTGEKPYSCGQCGKSFGQASQLTVHQRTHTGEKSYSCGQCGKSFGQSINLKVHQRRHIGEKLYSCDHCGKSFVTSDQLTVHQRIHTGEKPYSCDQCGKSFTTSGSLTLHQRTHTGEKPYGCGQCGKSFGQSSQLTLHQRTHTGEKPFSCGQCGKSFCQSSNLTVHQRRHTGEKAYSCDQCGKSFVKSDQLTVHQRIHTGEKPYSCDQCGKSFTTSGSLTVHQRIHTGEKPYSCDQCGKSFGQSSQLTLHQGKHTGQEPYSCGQCGKRFGQSSQLTLHQRTHTGEKSWSCDQCGKRYSSKRSLSKHQKIHEGVFS; from the coding sequence agAGAGAGGCGTGACTAtcatggatcctctggggagcctcaacaacatcctgatgctgacgaggcagagaagagtctctccagatcacaACTCCtccagaaacaccagcagagacccacagggaagaaatctaactgctgctctgactgtgggaaaagatTCAACTCTTCAGTAAaacttaaaatacaccagagaacacacaaagGAGAGAAATCTTTTaactgtaatcaatgtgggaagagttttactacatctggctctctgattttacaccagagaacacacacaggagagaaaccttatagctgtgatcaatgtgggaagagttttacaacatctagccagctgactatacaccagagaatacacacaggagagaaaccttatagctgtgatcaatgtgggaagagttttaccacATCTGGTcatctgactttacaccagagaacacacacaggagagaaaccttatagctgtggtcaatgtgggaagagttttggtcaagcTAGCCAgctgacagtacaccagagaacacacacaggagagaaatcttatagctgtggtcaatgtgggaagagttttggtcaatctatCAATCTGAAAGTGCACCAGAGAAGACACATAGGAGAGAAACTCTATAGTTGTGAtcattgtgggaagagttttgttacatctgaccagctgacagtacaccagagaatacacacaggagagaaaccttatagctgtgatcaatgtgggaagagttttactacatctggctctctgactttacaccagagaacacatacaggagagaaaccttatggctgtggtcaatgtggaaagagttttggtcaatctagccagctgacattacaccagagaacacacacaggagagaaaccttttagctgtggtcaatgtggaaagagtttttgtcaatctagcaatctgacagtgcaccagagaagacacacaggagagaaagcctatagttgtgatcaatgtgggaagagttttgttaaaTCTGACCAGCTGAcggtacaccagagaatacacacaggagagaaaccttatagctgtgatcaatgtgggaagagttttactacatctggctctctgactgtacaccagagaatacacacaggagagaaaccgtatagctgtgatcaatgtggtaagagttttggtcaatctagccagctgacattacaccagGGAAAACACACAGGACAGGAACCTTAtagttgtggtcaatgtgggaagcgttttggtcaatctagccagctgacattacaccagagaacacacacaggagagaaatcttggagctgtgatcaatgtgggaagagatactcTAGTAAAAGATCTCTGagcaaacatcagaaaatacatgaaggagttttttcatga